A genomic stretch from Effusibacillus pohliae DSM 22757 includes:
- a CDS encoding YheC/YheD family protein → MNKPDRRPEMGKWGLWKFFSSVRSIRPFLPPTTLLTRSSLAAYLANYKAVYIKPTGGCQGRGVIRAWKTDSGYSFVRERGAPVACPSIDDLYRKIKPGGRSYIVQKAIRLAEVAGRPFDIRLMMMRGPDGKWQYVGMVAKVAGPGSVITNLGRGKGYVTEVETALRRSLGLRPQAIEAVKQQMIRLGYDTCRRFDDYKRYWQIGLDLAVDKRGNVWMIEENTGPAHFLFAKLRDKSTYRKIRQFAKAHWARGRRRVAAS, encoded by the coding sequence TTGAACAAACCGGACAGACGACCGGAAATGGGAAAATGGGGACTCTGGAAATTTTTTTCTTCCGTTCGCTCGATCCGCCCCTTTTTGCCGCCGACGACCTTGTTGACCCGCTCATCGCTCGCCGCCTATTTGGCGAATTACAAGGCGGTCTATATCAAACCGACCGGCGGTTGCCAGGGGCGGGGAGTGATCCGGGCTTGGAAAACGGACAGCGGCTATTCGTTCGTGCGGGAGCGGGGTGCGCCGGTCGCCTGCCCGTCGATCGATGATTTGTACCGAAAAATCAAGCCCGGCGGCCGCAGCTATATCGTGCAAAAAGCGATTCGGCTGGCGGAAGTCGCGGGCCGCCCGTTTGACATCCGGCTGATGATGATGCGGGGACCGGACGGCAAATGGCAGTATGTCGGAATGGTCGCGAAAGTGGCCGGACCTGGCAGCGTTATCACCAACCTGGGACGCGGCAAAGGATACGTGACGGAAGTGGAAACCGCCTTGCGCCGTTCGCTCGGCCTAAGACCGCAGGCCATCGAGGCGGTCAAGCAGCAAATGATTCGGTTGGGGTACGACACCTGCCGCCGGTTCGACGATTACAAACGGTACTGGCAAATCGGACTCGACCTGGCGGTGGACAAACGGGGCAACGTCTGGATGATCGAGGAAAATACTGGTCCCGCCCATTTTCTGTTTGCCAAATTGCGGGACAAATCGACCTATCGGAAAATCAGGCAGTTTGCCAAGGCCCACTGGGCCCGTGGCCGACGGAGGGTAGCCGCCTCATAG
- a CDS encoding fatty acid--CoA ligase: MLLTTPFLNTVQNRAGKLAIIDGDVRLTYGEFGERVKRLAGRLQAMGVEKGDRIGLLMLNSFRYLEIYYASFLLGAVVVPLNIRLAAPEISFILQDAGTKVLFFHREFLPVVLQLRPELLSIEQYILAEDTPVTDSNAVCYEDLVSQPAGLRLPELHEDDLAGIFYTGGTTGLPKGVMLTHKNLAVNAYQVALAIGYRSDDIYLHAAPMFHLADGASTFAVTMVGGAHAHIRSFEPKRVAETIEREKVTAVLLVPTMINMVVNHPEIGNCDLSSLRKLLYGASPIPAELLKKAISVLGCEFYQAYGMTEAAPVLTVMMPEHHVVDGDERETRRLSACGQPVYHVELKIVDPEGNELPYGAVGELIARAPNIMKGYWNRPEETAAALRDGWYWSGDMAAMDEDRFVYIVDRKKDMIITGGENVYSVEVENVIYQHPAVLEAAVIGVPDETWGEAVKAVVVTKPGHSLTEEKLIRHCREKLANYKVPKSVDFVDALPKSGAGKILKRTLRDQYWQGKERQVQ, translated from the coding sequence GTGTTGCTGACCACACCATTTTTGAATACGGTGCAAAATCGGGCGGGCAAGCTGGCGATCATTGACGGCGATGTCAGACTGACGTACGGAGAATTTGGGGAGCGGGTGAAGCGGTTGGCCGGCCGGCTGCAGGCGATGGGCGTCGAAAAAGGTGACCGGATCGGCCTGCTGATGCTGAACAGTTTTCGCTATCTGGAGATTTATTATGCCAGCTTTTTGCTGGGGGCGGTCGTGGTGCCGCTGAATATTCGGCTGGCGGCGCCGGAAATTTCGTTTATTTTGCAGGATGCGGGAACGAAAGTGCTGTTCTTCCACCGCGAGTTTCTGCCGGTGGTGTTGCAACTGCGACCGGAATTGCTGTCGATTGAACAGTATATTTTGGCGGAAGACACACCTGTGACGGACTCAAATGCCGTTTGTTATGAGGACCTGGTGAGCCAGCCGGCCGGGTTGCGGCTACCGGAGCTGCACGAGGACGATTTGGCTGGTATTTTTTACACGGGAGGCACGACCGGATTGCCGAAAGGCGTGATGCTGACGCACAAAAATCTGGCGGTCAACGCCTACCAGGTGGCGCTGGCTATCGGATACCGGAGCGACGACATCTATCTGCACGCGGCGCCGATGTTCCATCTGGCGGATGGTGCGAGCACGTTTGCGGTGACGATGGTGGGAGGCGCCCACGCCCACATCCGCTCGTTCGAGCCGAAACGGGTCGCGGAGACGATCGAGCGGGAAAAAGTCACGGCCGTTCTGTTGGTGCCGACGATGATCAACATGGTGGTCAACCATCCGGAGATCGGCAACTGCGATCTGTCCTCGCTGCGCAAGCTGCTCTACGGCGCTTCGCCGATTCCCGCCGAACTGCTGAAAAAAGCGATCTCCGTTCTGGGATGCGAGTTCTATCAGGCGTACGGAATGACGGAAGCGGCGCCCGTTTTGACTGTGATGATGCCGGAGCATCATGTGGTCGATGGAGATGAGCGGGAGACACGGCGGCTGTCTGCTTGCGGGCAGCCGGTGTACCATGTGGAGCTGAAAATCGTCGATCCGGAGGGCAACGAGCTGCCATACGGCGCAGTCGGCGAACTGATCGCCCGTGCACCGAACATTATGAAAGGCTACTGGAACCGTCCGGAAGAGACGGCCGCCGCGCTGCGGGACGGCTGGTACTGGAGCGGTGACATGGCGGCGATGGACGAAGACCGGTTCGTCTACATCGTCGACCGCAAGAAGGATATGATTATCACCGGCGGCGAAAATGTGTACTCGGTGGAAGTGGAGAATGTGATTTACCAGCACCCGGCTGTGCTGGAGGCGGCGGTGATCGGGGTTCCGGATGAAACGTGGGGCGAGGCGGTGAAAGCGGTCGTTGTCACGAAACCGGGCCACAGCCTAACGGAGGAGAAACTGATCCGGCATTGCCGGGAAAAATTGGCCAACTATAAAGTGCCGAAGTCGGTCGATTTTGTCGATGCACTGCCAAAATCGGGCGCAGGAAAGATCCTGAAACGAACACTGCGGGACCAATATTGGCAAGGAAAGGAGCGTCAGGTGCAGTAG
- a CDS encoding gamma-glutamylcyclotransferase family protein translates to MHYVFVYGTLRSGQKYHSLVKKFVVTVKPAFVQGRLYHLREGYPALVLARDLPRAEADGPQPAGGDNGRTVRVAVAVTRVRGDLLGFADLKPVLPILDELEDYYGPGDPRNLYERVTVWAAAGGGRRVRSLVYAFPSGKLGWLERHAIPIPGGDWVKWKAGR, encoded by the coding sequence ATGCACTACGTATTTGTCTATGGCACTTTGCGGTCGGGGCAGAAGTACCACTCTTTGGTGAAGAAATTTGTCGTCACCGTCAAACCGGCATTTGTGCAGGGCAGATTGTACCATTTACGGGAGGGGTACCCGGCATTGGTTTTGGCTCGCGACCTGCCCCGTGCGGAGGCGGACGGACCGCAGCCTGCCGGGGGAGACAACGGCCGGACTGTCCGGGTGGCGGTCGCCGTCACACGAGTTCGAGGCGATCTGTTGGGCTTTGCCGATTTGAAGCCGGTGCTGCCGATCCTCGATGAGCTGGAAGACTACTATGGTCCGGGCGATCCGCGGAATTTATATGAACGTGTGACGGTTTGGGCGGCAGCCGGCGGCGGGCGCCGGGTGAGGAGCCTGGTGTACGCGTTCCCTTCCGGCAAACTCGGCTGGTTGGAGCGACATGCAATCCCGATTCCGGGCGGCGATTGGGTGAAATGGAAAGCCGGGCGGTGA